A genome region from Nocardioides cynanchi includes the following:
- a CDS encoding transcriptional regulator: MQVERVQRWVMSTLLLTVCALFATGMAILSGIVDRAGARPGLLGISGVVGLMAMAGMRAINLKRILTPWLLLGLLPAIVVGSYYALTA, from the coding sequence GTGCAGGTCGAGCGCGTCCAGCGCTGGGTCATGTCGACCCTCCTGCTCACCGTCTGCGCCCTCTTCGCCACCGGTATGGCGATCCTGTCGGGGATCGTCGACCGGGCCGGCGCGCGACCGGGGCTGCTCGGGATCTCCGGCGTGGTCGGCCTGATGGCGATGGCCGGGATGCGGGCGATCAACCTCAAGCGGATCCTGACCCCGTGGCTGCTGCTGGGGCTGCTGCCCGCGATCGTCGTTGGTTCGTACTACGCGCTCACCGCCTGA
- a CDS encoding DsbA family protein, with product MSTKNQQQSRAERARRAQSLMREQQRRERSRNLMVVGAVVGALLVIVGVLFYVQSKRDTTGQAAGSVPGNLTGGYSVTVGQASAPTTLKLYEDFLCPICGEFEAATSAQVDAAIAAGKLKVDYHMAGFLDPHSTNAYSSRALNAAAVVLDTSGPEVFLTFHNLLYQHQPAEGGPGPSDDQLIAYAVQAGAQESAVAGPIRDKVYAQWVLNANDQMSKDGVVGTPTVFINGQQQDPTNPAAAAQAVLAAIK from the coding sequence ATGTCGACGAAGAACCAGCAGCAGTCCAGGGCTGAGCGCGCCCGTCGCGCCCAGAGCCTGATGCGCGAGCAGCAGCGCCGCGAGCGCAGCCGCAACCTGATGGTGGTGGGTGCGGTGGTCGGCGCTCTCCTGGTCATCGTGGGGGTGCTGTTCTACGTCCAGAGCAAGCGCGACACCACGGGTCAGGCCGCCGGCAGCGTCCCGGGCAACCTCACCGGCGGCTACTCGGTGACCGTGGGGCAGGCGTCGGCGCCGACCACGCTGAAGCTCTACGAGGACTTCCTGTGCCCGATCTGCGGTGAGTTCGAGGCCGCGACGAGCGCCCAGGTGGATGCCGCGATCGCTGCCGGCAAGCTGAAGGTGGACTACCACATGGCCGGCTTCCTCGATCCGCACTCGACCAACGCGTACTCGAGCCGGGCCCTGAACGCCGCAGCGGTCGTGCTCGACACCTCCGGGCCCGAGGTCTTCCTGACGTTCCACAACCTGCTCTACCAGCACCAGCCGGCGGAAGGCGGGCCCGGGCCGTCGGACGACCAGCTGATCGCGTACGCCGTGCAGGCCGGTGCCCAGGAGTCGGCCGTGGCCGGGCCGATCCGGGACAAGGTCTACGCTCAGTGGGTGCTGAACGCCAACGACCAGATGTCCAAGGACGGCGTGGTCGGCACGCCCACCGTCTTCATCAACGGCCAGCAGCAGGACCCCACCAACCCGGCGGCCGCAGCCCAGGCAGTCCTGGCGGCGATCAAGTAG
- a CDS encoding MFS transporter: protein MPSQPWIDLRAPGRLLRSVPDLRFLLGAGLVSMTGDWLLGIGLAYSVYALTGSTLASAATLLSSFVPQVVVGSIAGVFVDRWDRKRTMVVANLVLAVGLLPLLLVSGAHRIWLVYVVLAAESVVEVFFAPAEQALLPRVVADEDLVAANGLNGQVRNLARLLGSGLGGVTAALGGITAIAAADAVTFLLAAFLVSRIRTSGRPLDASSDDPTDVVRSRLAGLAEEWRTGLRATWRSPVIRMLLVFTLITSTGEGIMGTLFAPYVREVLHGGAQVYGQISGVQAIGGIVGGFLVASLGSRWSPAVMLGAGAVAFGLVDLAIFLYPLLLVSPWPAAVGMIVVGLPGAVTVAGLQTLFQRHTVDAERGRVFALGSLASSVTVVLGSLGAGLLGGSVGIMPVLAVQGVGYVVAGLLMLATLDGATARASAAASLDLPGTTPSRS from the coding sequence ATGCCGTCACAGCCTTGGATCGACCTGCGCGCTCCGGGACGCCTGCTCCGGAGCGTGCCCGACCTGAGGTTCCTGCTCGGAGCCGGGCTGGTCTCGATGACCGGCGACTGGCTGCTGGGCATCGGTCTCGCCTACTCGGTCTACGCCCTCACCGGCTCCACGCTGGCGTCGGCCGCCACCCTGCTCTCGTCGTTCGTCCCGCAGGTGGTGGTGGGCAGCATCGCCGGGGTCTTCGTGGACAGGTGGGACCGCAAGCGGACCATGGTGGTCGCCAACCTCGTGCTGGCGGTCGGCCTGCTCCCCCTGCTGCTGGTCTCGGGGGCGCACCGGATCTGGCTCGTGTACGTCGTGCTGGCCGCGGAGTCGGTCGTGGAGGTCTTCTTCGCCCCGGCCGAGCAGGCCCTGCTGCCCCGGGTCGTGGCCGACGAGGACCTCGTCGCGGCGAACGGGCTGAACGGCCAGGTCCGCAACCTGGCCCGCCTCCTCGGCTCCGGGCTGGGTGGCGTGACCGCTGCCCTCGGGGGCATCACCGCGATCGCCGCCGCGGACGCGGTCACCTTCCTGCTGGCGGCGTTCCTGGTCTCTCGGATCCGCACCTCGGGCCGGCCCCTCGACGCGTCGTCCGACGACCCCACCGACGTCGTCCGTAGCCGGCTCGCCGGGCTGGCCGAGGAGTGGCGGACCGGGCTCCGCGCCACCTGGCGCTCGCCGGTGATCCGGATGTTGCTGGTCTTCACGCTGATCACGAGCACCGGCGAGGGGATCATGGGCACGCTGTTCGCGCCCTACGTCCGCGAGGTGCTGCACGGCGGCGCCCAGGTCTACGGGCAGATCAGCGGCGTGCAGGCGATCGGGGGGATCGTCGGCGGCTTCCTGGTGGCCAGCCTCGGGTCCCGCTGGTCGCCGGCGGTGATGCTCGGCGCCGGTGCCGTGGCGTTCGGGCTGGTGGACCTGGCGATCTTCCTCTATCCGCTGCTCCTGGTCTCGCCCTGGCCGGCGGCCGTCGGGATGATCGTGGTCGGCCTGCCCGGCGCGGTGACCGTGGCCGGCCTCCAGACCCTGTTCCAGCGGCACACCGTGGACGCCGAGCGCGGCCGGGTGTTCGCGCTCGGCTCCCTGGCGTCGTCGGTCACCGTGGTGCTCGGCTCCCTCGGGGCCGGGCTGCTCGGTGGGTCGGTCGGGATCATGCCGGTCCTGGCCGTCCAGGGCGTCGGGTACGTCGTGGCCGGGCTGCTCATGCTCGCCACCCTGGACGGCGCCACCGCCCGGGCGTCGGCCGCCGCCTCTCTAGACTTGCCCGGCACGACCCCCTCGCGCTCGTAG
- the orn gene encoding oligoribonuclease, whose product MNERLVWIDCEMTGLDYVADALIEIAAVVTDFDLNVLGDGIDLVIKPPAEALAQMDDYVRTMHEKSGLLDELDDGISLEEAEQQVLAYLREHCPDGSRPPLAGNTVGTDRAFIARDMHDLDAFLHYRIVDVSSIKELSRRWFPRAYFAAPVKAGHHRALVDIQESIEELRYYRAAVFVPTPGPDTAGARAMAVEHGGSLTDPGHGAPDGSSEG is encoded by the coding sequence GTGAACGAGCGCCTGGTCTGGATCGACTGCGAGATGACCGGTCTCGACTATGTAGCGGACGCGCTGATCGAGATCGCCGCGGTGGTCACCGACTTCGACCTGAACGTCCTCGGCGACGGCATCGACCTGGTGATCAAGCCTCCGGCCGAGGCCCTCGCGCAGATGGACGACTACGTCCGCACGATGCACGAGAAGTCGGGGCTCCTCGACGAGCTCGACGACGGCATCTCGCTCGAGGAAGCCGAGCAGCAGGTCCTGGCCTACCTGCGCGAGCACTGCCCCGACGGGTCGCGCCCGCCGCTGGCCGGCAACACCGTCGGCACCGACCGGGCGTTCATCGCGCGCGACATGCACGATCTCGACGCGTTCCTGCACTACCGGATCGTCGACGTCTCCTCGATCAAGGAGCTGTCCCGCCGCTGGTTCCCCCGGGCCTACTTCGCCGCTCCGGTCAAGGCCGGCCACCACCGGGCGCTGGTCGACATCCAGGAGAGCATCGAGGAGCTGCGCTACTACCGGGCCGCCGTCTTCGTGCCGACGCCGGGGCCCGACACCGCCGGCGCGAGGGCCATGGCCGTGGAGCACGGCGGCTCCCTGACCGACCCCGGCCACGGCGCCCCCGATGGGAGTTCCGAGGGCTGA
- a CDS encoding HoxN/HupN/NixA family nickel/cobalt transporter, protein MAPTLTEPGVRSERALTRFRASLTAADRRALWGMGAFIVFLHVAGIGILCGIVAPQHFRIGGDHPVFTVGVGVLAYTFGLRHAFDADHIAAVDNATRKLLADDAGRKPLSLGFWFSLGHSTIVFALALLLSLGVKAVVGPVTDGGSTLHSAAGEIGAGVSGVFLWVLGLLNLAVLLGIIRVFREMRRGVYDEAQLEEHLNNRGFMNRILGGLTRGVRKPWHIYPIGVLFGLGFDTATEVGLLVMAGGAAAFNLPFYAILVLPILFAAGMCLADTVDGVFMNVAYGWAFSRPVRKVFYNITITSISVAVALIIGTIELLSVLVHEAGISSGPLAAIASIPLDYAGYGIVGLFVVTWVVALAVWRFGRIEERWSSDLSG, encoded by the coding sequence GTGGCCCCGACCCTGACCGAACCCGGCGTCCGGTCGGAGCGCGCCCTGACCCGGTTCCGCGCCAGCCTGACCGCCGCCGACCGGCGCGCGCTGTGGGGCATGGGTGCGTTCATCGTGTTCCTGCACGTGGCCGGCATCGGCATCCTGTGCGGGATCGTCGCACCCCAGCACTTCCGGATCGGTGGCGACCATCCGGTCTTCACCGTCGGGGTCGGGGTGCTGGCCTACACGTTCGGGCTGCGACACGCGTTCGACGCCGACCACATCGCGGCGGTCGACAACGCGACGCGCAAGCTCCTCGCCGACGACGCCGGCCGCAAGCCGCTCTCGCTCGGCTTCTGGTTCTCCCTGGGGCACTCCACCATCGTCTTCGCGCTGGCCCTGCTGCTGTCCTTGGGCGTGAAGGCCGTGGTCGGCCCGGTCACCGACGGCGGCTCGACGCTGCACTCGGCCGCGGGCGAGATCGGCGCCGGGGTCTCCGGGGTCTTCCTGTGGGTCCTCGGCCTGCTCAACCTCGCGGTCCTGCTCGGCATCATCCGGGTCTTCCGGGAGATGCGGCGTGGCGTGTACGACGAGGCGCAGCTCGAGGAGCACCTGAACAACCGGGGCTTCATGAACCGCATCCTCGGTGGTCTCACCCGGGGCGTCCGCAAGCCCTGGCACATCTACCCGATCGGGGTGCTCTTCGGGCTCGGCTTCGACACCGCAACCGAGGTCGGCCTGCTCGTGATGGCCGGCGGGGCCGCGGCGTTCAACCTGCCCTTCTACGCGATCCTCGTGCTGCCGATCCTGTTCGCGGCGGGCATGTGCCTGGCCGACACGGTCGACGGTGTCTTCATGAACGTCGCCTACGGCTGGGCGTTCTCACGCCCGGTCCGCAAGGTCTTCTACAACATCACGATCACCAGCATCTCGGTGGCCGTGGCCCTGATCATCGGGACCATCGAGCTGCTCAGCGTTCTGGTCCACGAGGCCGGCATCAGCTCCGGGCCGCTGGCGGCGATCGCGTCGATCCCGCTGGACTATGCCGGCTACGGCATCGTCGGGCTCTTCGTGGTCACCTGGGTGGTGGCGCTGGCGGTCTGGCGCTTCGGGCGCATCGAGGAGCGTTGGTCCTCCGACCTGTCCGGCTAG
- a CDS encoding GroES family chaperonin, which produces MATKVPDKLPIKMLHDRILVEVDRESGERRSSGGIVIPATAAMGARRLVWSRVVAAGPHARSVQVDDRVLFDPEDKAEVEVQGETYVVMRERDVHAVAADRLGDESAGLYL; this is translated from the coding sequence ATGGCCACGAAGGTGCCCGACAAGCTGCCGATCAAGATGCTGCACGACCGGATCCTGGTCGAGGTGGACCGCGAGAGCGGTGAACGGCGTTCCTCCGGCGGCATCGTGATCCCGGCGACGGCCGCGATGGGCGCTCGTCGGCTGGTCTGGTCGCGGGTGGTCGCCGCCGGACCGCACGCTCGCTCGGTCCAGGTGGACGACCGGGTGCTGTTCGACCCCGAGGACAAGGCCGAGGTCGAGGTCCAGGGTGAGACGTACGTCGTGATGCGCGAGCGCGACGTCCATGCGGTGGCCGCGGACCGCCTCGGCGACGAGTCGGCCGGTCTCTACCTCTAG
- a CDS encoding flavodoxin family protein, with protein MGDQPAVKALVAYESMFGNTERVARAVAAGLRLEGCDTTVLDVSRAGAADLADVDLLVVGAPTHGFSLSRPATRRDAVRQGGRDVVIDIGMREWLDTLVTASRLPLVATFDTRVTKVRYLPASASRRAARILDDHGHQIVAAPTGFLVHAVPGPLEPHELDRAIAWGRGVATESWSRLTPAH; from the coding sequence ATGGGCGACCAGCCGGCAGTGAAGGCCCTCGTGGCCTACGAGTCCATGTTCGGCAACACCGAGCGCGTTGCCCGAGCCGTGGCAGCCGGCCTGCGTCTGGAAGGTTGCGACACGACGGTGCTCGACGTGTCACGCGCCGGCGCTGCCGATCTGGCGGACGTCGACCTCCTCGTCGTCGGTGCCCCGACCCACGGCTTCTCCCTGAGCCGCCCCGCCACGCGGCGCGACGCCGTACGCCAGGGCGGTCGCGACGTCGTCATCGACATCGGCATGCGCGAGTGGCTCGACACCCTGGTCACTGCGTCCCGGCTCCCCCTCGTCGCCACGTTCGACACCCGGGTCACCAAGGTGCGCTACCTGCCGGCCTCGGCGTCCCGCCGGGCGGCCCGGATCCTCGACGACCACGGGCACCAGATCGTCGCGGCCCCGACCGGCTTCCTCGTGCACGCCGTACCCGGCCCGCTCGAGCCGCACGAGCTCGACCGCGCGATCGCCTGGGGGCGCGGCGTGGCCACCGAGTCCTGGAGCCGACTGACCCCGGCCCACTGA
- the adhP gene encoding alcohol dehydrogenase AdhP → MTMKAAVVTDFTQPLEIQDRAIPSPGPGQVLVRMEASGLCHTDIHAAHGDWPVKPTPPFVPGHEGVGIVEALGEGVTHRRIGDRVAIPWLGYACGHCSYCISGWETLCESQLNSGYAIDGALAEYAVAFADYVVPVPEGIDSRDAAPLTCAGVTTYKAVKVAQIKPTERVAVFGIGGLGHLAVQYAKIVGATVIAVDVEPTKLDLARELGADHVVNAGTTDPVKAIEALGGCDVAIVLAVIPSVFEEAFAALRRGGRLVCVGLPPENEGPMALPIFPTVLKGISVIGSIVGTRQDLTEVLELHAHGRTRVIAESRKLDEINESIDDVLAGRAAARLVIEF, encoded by the coding sequence ATGACCATGAAGGCAGCAGTCGTCACCGACTTCACCCAGCCACTGGAGATCCAGGACCGCGCGATCCCGTCGCCCGGGCCGGGCCAGGTCCTGGTCCGGATGGAGGCCAGTGGCCTGTGCCACACCGACATCCACGCCGCGCACGGTGACTGGCCGGTCAAGCCCACCCCGCCGTTCGTCCCGGGCCACGAGGGGGTCGGCATCGTCGAGGCGCTGGGCGAGGGCGTCACCCACCGCCGGATCGGCGACCGGGTCGCCATCCCGTGGCTCGGCTACGCCTGCGGTCACTGCAGCTACTGCATCAGCGGGTGGGAGACCCTGTGCGAGTCGCAGCTCAACTCCGGCTACGCGATCGACGGAGCCCTGGCGGAGTACGCCGTCGCCTTCGCCGACTACGTCGTCCCGGTGCCCGAGGGCATCGACTCCCGCGACGCGGCCCCGCTGACCTGCGCCGGGGTCACGACGTACAAGGCAGTCAAGGTCGCGCAGATCAAGCCCACCGAGCGGGTCGCCGTCTTCGGCATCGGGGGCCTCGGCCACCTCGCCGTGCAGTACGCCAAGATCGTCGGCGCGACGGTGATCGCGGTCGACGTCGAGCCGACCAAGCTGGACCTGGCCCGCGAGCTCGGGGCCGACCACGTCGTCAACGCGGGTACGACGGACCCGGTCAAGGCGATCGAGGCCCTCGGCGGCTGCGACGTCGCGATCGTCCTGGCGGTGATCCCGTCGGTCTTCGAGGAGGCCTTCGCGGCACTCCGCCGCGGCGGACGCCTCGTCTGCGTCGGCCTGCCGCCGGAGAACGAGGGGCCGATGGCGCTGCCGATCTTCCCGACGGTGCTGAAGGGGATCTCGGTGATCGGGTCCATCGTGGGGACCCGGCAGGACCTGACAGAGGTCTTAGAGCTCCACGCGCACGGCCGGACCCGGGTGATCGCGGAGTCCCGCAAGCTCGACGAGATCAACGAGTCGATCGACGACGTCCTCGCCGGGCGGGCGGCCGCGCGGCTGGTCATCGAGTTCTGA
- a CDS encoding DoxX family protein, giving the protein MKQQWIGLACRAVLAAVWLSAGVLKFRDAAGTVRATRAFRLLPESLVPAVGHFLPVLELVIGACLLLGLLTRAMAIATGVLMVVFIVGIASAWARGLEIQCGCFGGGGNVKIDATAGYVRDLLRDLGLLLLSAWLVWRPRTWLSLDNVLFRPLERFDDVDEEPAAVQG; this is encoded by the coding sequence GTGAAGCAGCAGTGGATCGGCTTGGCGTGCCGCGCCGTCCTCGCTGCGGTCTGGCTCAGTGCGGGGGTCCTCAAGTTCCGTGACGCCGCCGGGACCGTGCGGGCCACGCGCGCCTTCCGGCTGCTGCCCGAGTCGCTGGTGCCGGCCGTCGGCCACTTCCTGCCCGTGCTCGAGCTGGTGATCGGCGCCTGCCTGCTCCTGGGGTTGCTGACCCGGGCGATGGCGATCGCGACCGGGGTGCTGATGGTGGTGTTCATCGTCGGCATCGCGTCTGCGTGGGCACGCGGCCTGGAGATCCAGTGCGGCTGCTTCGGTGGCGGCGGCAACGTGAAGATCGACGCCACCGCCGGCTACGTCCGCGACCTCCTCCGCGACCTCGGTCTGCTGCTGCTGTCCGCCTGGCTGGTCTGGCGACCCCGCACGTGGCTGTCGCTGGACAACGTCCTGTTCCGCCCCCTCGAGAGGTTCGATGATGTCGACGAAGAACCAGCAGCAGTCCAGGGCTGA
- a CDS encoding DUF3618 domain-containing protein has product MTKETTPLELEMEATRERLASTIDQLVHRASPKTIAKRELTSMKGYFVDLQTGQPRTDNILKVAGGVLGVVVLFAVVRKVASD; this is encoded by the coding sequence GTGACCAAGGAGACGACCCCGCTCGAGCTCGAGATGGAAGCGACCCGCGAGCGCCTGGCCAGCACCATCGACCAGCTCGTCCACCGCGCCAGCCCGAAGACCATCGCCAAGCGCGAGCTCACCTCCATGAAGGGCTACTTCGTCGATCTCCAGACCGGTCAGCCCCGCACCGACAACATCCTCAAGGTCGCCGGCGGCGTCCTGGGTGTGGTCGTGCTGTTCGCCGTGGTCCGCAAGGTCGCCTCGGACTAG
- a CDS encoding pirin family protein gives MPAVTVDDLTTLTRLPEPGLGDQPRPVWQVTTAPQGYEGEGFPVRRAFAGIDLSLLDPFIMMDQMGEVDYAPGEPKGTPWHPHRGFETVTYMIDGVFEHQDSHGGGGTITNGDTQWMTAGSGILHIETPPEWLVQSGGLFHGIQLWVNLPREEKMVAPRYQDIRSGEVALLTSYDAGSLVRVIAGRVGAQAGPGSTHTPMALVHATIEPGARLDLPWDNEFNALVYVLNGQGTLGTDARPIRSGQSAVLGAGDFLTIAADAGQESRSPKLDVIVVGGKPIGQTLAWAGPFVMNTKAEVLQAYEDFQKGRFGHIPG, from the coding sequence ATGCCCGCAGTGACCGTTGACGACCTGACCACGCTGACCCGGCTGCCCGAGCCGGGCCTGGGCGACCAGCCGCGACCCGTCTGGCAGGTGACGACGGCGCCCCAGGGGTACGAGGGTGAGGGCTTCCCGGTCCGCCGCGCCTTCGCCGGCATCGACCTGAGCCTGCTCGACCCGTTCATCATGATGGACCAGATGGGCGAGGTGGACTACGCGCCGGGCGAGCCCAAGGGCACGCCGTGGCACCCGCACCGCGGCTTCGAGACGGTCACCTACATGATCGACGGCGTCTTCGAGCACCAGGACTCCCACGGCGGCGGCGGCACGATCACCAACGGCGACACCCAGTGGATGACGGCCGGCTCCGGCATCCTCCACATCGAGACGCCGCCCGAGTGGCTGGTCCAGTCCGGCGGTCTCTTCCACGGCATCCAGCTCTGGGTGAACCTCCCGCGCGAGGAGAAGATGGTGGCGCCTCGCTACCAGGACATCCGCTCCGGAGAGGTCGCCCTCCTGACGTCGTACGACGCGGGGTCGCTGGTGCGGGTGATCGCCGGCCGGGTGGGTGCGCAGGCCGGACCCGGCTCCACCCACACGCCGATGGCCCTGGTGCACGCGACGATCGAGCCCGGTGCCCGGCTCGACCTGCCGTGGGACAACGAGTTCAACGCGCTGGTCTACGTGCTCAACGGCCAAGGCACGCTGGGGACTGACGCCCGGCCGATCCGGTCCGGCCAGTCGGCCGTGCTCGGGGCCGGCGACTTCCTCACCATCGCCGCGGACGCCGGCCAGGAGAGCCGCTCGCCGAAGCTCGACGTGATCGTGGTCGGCGGCAAGCCGATCGGCCAGACCCTGGCCTGGGCCGGGCCGTTCGTGATGAACACCAAGGCCGAGGTGCTGCAGGCCTACGAGGACTTCCAGAAGGGGCGCTTCGGCCACATCCCCGGCTGA
- the bcp gene encoding thioredoxin-dependent thiol peroxidase, giving the protein MTRLSPGDPAPDFTLPSDDGSTVSLSGLRGHKVIVYFYPAAMTPGCTTQACDFTDSLSSLKGAGYEVLGISPDAPAKLAKFRARDSLTITLLSDADRAVMKEYGAFGEKKLYGKPVEGVLRSTFVVDEEGRIELAQYNVKATGHVAKLRRDLKLA; this is encoded by the coding sequence ATGACCCGACTCTCTCCCGGTGACCCGGCTCCCGACTTCACGCTGCCCTCCGACGACGGCTCCACCGTCAGCCTGTCCGGCCTGCGCGGACACAAGGTGATCGTGTACTTCTACCCCGCGGCGATGACCCCCGGTTGCACCACGCAGGCCTGCGACTTCACCGACTCGCTGTCCTCGCTCAAGGGCGCCGGCTACGAGGTGCTGGGCATCTCGCCGGACGCCCCCGCGAAGCTCGCGAAGTTCCGGGCCCGCGACTCGCTCACGATCACCCTGCTCTCGGACGCCGACCGCGCGGTGATGAAGGAGTACGGCGCGTTCGGCGAGAAGAAGCTGTACGGCAAGCCCGTCGAGGGCGTGCTCCGCTCCACCTTCGTGGTCGACGAGGAGGGCCGGATCGAGCTCGCGCAGTACAACGTCAAGGCCACCGGCCACGTCGCCAAGCTGCGTCGGGACCTGAAGCTGGCCTGA
- a CDS encoding universal stress protein, producing the protein MDTEHLPPGSIVVGVDAAQPTVWALEWAADLAALEHRHVVLVHGTGSPLGVALPSMTQGSPDPLDLFADLQAAAHGLLARATTRVVSRQPGLVVHQVVRSSDARQAVLDASADAAMIVMGSRGRGHVLSIALGSVSEEVVGRATCPVVVIRPRHEHIEPQGVLVGTDEGPVSLPALHFAYEQAALRGLPLTVMHTVWDEVAARRPSRVTSADDPDLAEVRRTLVDSLAGPTARFPGVPTRLLIGYGVPAECLLTLADSMDLVVVGHHERGLLGRLTHGSTATAILERASVPIAVVPVSDPGPRSSPDRA; encoded by the coding sequence ATGGACACCGAGCACCTGCCGCCGGGGAGCATCGTCGTCGGAGTCGACGCCGCCCAGCCCACGGTGTGGGCGCTCGAATGGGCCGCGGACCTGGCGGCACTGGAGCACCGCCATGTGGTCCTCGTGCACGGCACGGGCAGTCCCCTCGGGGTCGCCCTGCCGTCGATGACCCAGGGCTCCCCCGACCCGCTCGACCTCTTCGCCGACCTCCAGGCCGCAGCCCACGGGCTGCTCGCCCGCGCCACCACCCGGGTGGTCAGCCGGCAGCCGGGGCTGGTGGTGCACCAGGTGGTGCGCAGCTCCGACGCCCGGCAGGCCGTCCTCGACGCCTCCGCGGACGCGGCGATGATCGTGATGGGCTCCCGTGGCCGCGGCCATGTGCTGAGCATCGCGCTCGGGTCGGTCAGCGAGGAGGTGGTCGGCCGGGCGACGTGTCCCGTGGTCGTGATCCGGCCGCGGCACGAGCACATCGAGCCCCAGGGGGTGCTGGTCGGGACCGACGAGGGGCCGGTGTCGCTCCCGGCGCTGCACTTCGCCTACGAGCAGGCCGCCCTGCGCGGGCTGCCGCTGACCGTCATGCACACGGTGTGGGACGAGGTCGCCGCGCGACGGCCGTCCCGGGTCACCAGCGCGGACGACCCCGACCTGGCGGAGGTACGTCGTACCCTCGTCGACTCGCTGGCCGGCCCCACCGCCCGGTTCCCCGGGGTGCCCACCCGCCTGCTGATCGGGTACGGCGTGCCCGCCGAGTGCCTGCTCACCCTGGCGGACTCCATGGACCTCGTCGTGGTCGGTCACCACGAGCGTGGACTCCTCGGGCGGCTGACCCACGGCTCCACCGCGACCGCGATCCTGGAGCGCGCGTCCGTGCCGATCGCAGTGGTCCCGGTGTCGGATCCGGGGCCAAGGTCCTCCCCGGATCGGGCGTGA
- a CDS encoding non-canonical purine NTP pyrophosphatase: MGESVRVFLASRNPKKLLEMRRILEAHLPGVEVLGLDDVAPYDEPVEDQPTFVGNATLKARAGLAATGLPSVADDSGLCVDALNGMPGVLSARWSGPPKDDGRNNALLLDQLHDVPDDRRGAHFACAVAFCAPPSAGRPEGAELVVEGRMDGRVIRETRGGGGFGYDVLFEAVEFPGRTTAELDAADKDSVSHRGRALREIAPQIADLLTP, from the coding sequence GTGGGCGAGTCGGTGCGGGTGTTCCTGGCGTCGCGCAACCCCAAGAAGCTGCTCGAGATGCGCCGGATCCTGGAGGCCCACCTGCCCGGCGTCGAGGTGCTCGGCCTCGACGACGTCGCGCCGTACGACGAGCCGGTCGAGGACCAGCCGACGTTCGTCGGCAACGCCACCCTGAAGGCGCGGGCCGGGCTGGCCGCGACGGGGCTGCCGAGCGTCGCCGACGACAGCGGCCTGTGCGTCGACGCCCTGAACGGGATGCCCGGAGTGCTCTCGGCCCGCTGGTCGGGGCCGCCCAAGGACGACGGCCGCAACAACGCCCTGCTCCTCGACCAGCTCCACGACGTTCCCGACGACCGTCGTGGCGCCCACTTCGCGTGCGCCGTGGCCTTCTGCGCGCCGCCGAGCGCCGGTCGCCCGGAGGGTGCCGAGCTGGTCGTGGAGGGCCGGATGGACGGCCGGGTGATCCGCGAGACCCGGGGGGGCGGCGGGTTCGGGTACGACGTCCTGTTCGAGGCCGTCGAGTTCCCTGGACGGACCACCGCCGAGCTCGATGCCGCCGACAAGGACTCCGTCTCGCACCGCGGCCGGGCCCTGCGCGAGATCGCCCCGCAGATCGCCGACCTGCTGACCCCTTGA